CAGCAAAGTAccttctcattctttttcctcAAGGGGACCATACCTTTCAGACCCATTGAATCTCTTGTCATTGGTGATGTGGTTATGCACATTGTGGACCAGtttctagggggaaaaaagaaaacatagtcaAGCCAAGAGTGGATATTATGAAAACTCTCCTCTGGTCCCTACTGTAAAAAGGCATTGTCCCTAAGGGGCTCTCTGCCTGAATCCTTCCCATAGCCTAGGTACCACTTCAGTAGATGCCCTTTCTAAGCCAAGAGCCTATCCAAGTTACTATTTCAAGTGGGGTCTTCCCTGACTTTTCATTTCATGTGTGTCAGGATTCCAGGATCATCCCTGGCCTTACTTCTGCTCCTGAGTAGTGTGATCACTAGGGCAGAGGGTCTCAAACATTTCCATGAACATACCCCTGATACCCGAGAAAGCAAGTATATACTAGGAGTACTGCGagtgaacatttcttttttacttttctttgttttttcgagacacagtcttgctctgtcacccaggctagagtgcagtggcgcgatctcggctcactacaacctccgcctcccaggttcaagcaattctcccgcctcaacctctcgagtagctaggattatggtcacctgccatcatgcctggctaattattgtatttttgcagagatagggtttcaacatgttggccaggctggtcttaaactcctgctctcgggtgatctgcctaccttgaccttccaaagtggtgggattacaggcatgagccaccacgcccagccaagtgaacatttctttttttttttttttctttcccacaaATAGCACTTTTTATTTGACACTAATTGAAGTCTGAACTTTAAACAGATTCTTGGACTGGTGGTTCATATCCATCAGCTCGTTCAACTTTAGCACCTGTCTCGTCCCCAGTGGCTTTTCCAGAACTCCTGCCTTCACCATGAAGCTCCATGAGCTTTCCCAATTCAAACTTGGGCTTCTTcagcatttttacttttctaacgAAGACATCATGGAGAGGATAAATAGATTGGCAAGCCTTTTCTATGTCTTTTCCAATGCTGCCTGGAATCAATTTATTGACCACTTCTTTCAAGTCATTTGCACCTCTCGGGTCATGATTTCCATCATCTTCTTCTGGATTTGGCGGACCTGTTGGTGCTAAGCATAAGAGGTCTTCCGTATCTGATTCTTGCATTTTTTATAAAACCAACACAGAACAGACGAAGCAAGTAACCATTGGTAGTCTTGACGTCAACATGAGCTTCAATCATTGTCTGCCACTTTTTGACCATGGAATACATTTTGTCACGGGTAAGATCCATGCCATGGAAGTTAGTCAGGCAGTTTTTGCCCTGAACATCTTCAGTAATcagcttgaattttctttttttttttttttttttttttttttttttgagacggagtcttgctctgtcgcccaggctggagtgcagtggcgcgatctcggctcactgcaagctccgcctcccgggtttatgccattctcctgcctcagcctccggagtagctgggactacaggcgcccgctacctcgcccggctagttttttttttttgtattttttagtagagacggggtttcaccatgttagccaggatggtcttgatctccccgtctcggcctcccaaagtgctgggattacaggcttgagccactgcgcccggccatcagCTTGAATTTTCTAAATGCAACTTCATCATTCTGCAAATCAGCAAGACTCACTTCAAACACACGACCCTTGAGACCATCAGATGCAATTTTGGTTCCTTGGGTCCTGGTGACGAGCGTCTTTCCAGTATTTCTTATATTGAACATAGCAGGTGCTTTCACATCATACcaatctttcttagaaaatggATCAACCACTTTCTTCTTGGCTCCCGTTTTGCCGCCTTTCGTAAGGCGCTTGTTCTTGCCAACCGCCATGGTCAGAGAGCCGAAAGGCGTGAACATTTCTTTAAGTCCTCTACTcttgcactttttttcttttcttttttttttttttttttttgagacagagtctcgctctgtcacccaggctggagtgcagtggcgcgatctcagctcactgcaacctccacctctcgggttcacgccattctcctccctcagcctcccgacgagtagctgggactacaggcgctcgccaccacgcccagctaattttttgtatttttaatagagatggagtttcaccgtgttagccaggatggtcacgatctcctgacctcgtgatccacccgccttggcctcccaaagtgctgggattacaggtgggagccactgtgcctggcccctactcttgcacatttaaattttttcttcaaaatgtatttgtatttcttttttatttcttttcttttttttttttttgtgagacagagttttgctctgtcacccaggctggagtgcactcgTTAAAAAGTTTTGcccaccaggtgtggtggcacatgcctctaatcccagcactttgggaggccaaggtgggtggcacaatctcagctcactgcaacctccgcctcccaggttcaagtgattatcctgcttcagcctcctgagtacctgggattataggtgcctggcaccacgcccagctaatttttgtatttttagtagagacagggtttcaccatgttggtcaggctggtctcaaactcctaaccttgtgatccacccacctcagcctcacaaagtgtgctgggattacaggcgtgagccactgcacccggtctgtgtttcttttaatataaaaatgtcttcttagccgggcgtgatggctcacgcctgtaatcccagcactttgggaggccgagacgggcagatcacgaggtcaggagatggagaccatcttggctaacatggtgaaaccccttctctaccaaaaatacaaaaaattagccaggcgtagtggcgggcgcctgtagtcccagctactcgggaggctgaggcaggagaatggcgtgaacccgggaggtggagcttgcagtgagctgagatcgtcccactgcactccagcctgggtgacaaagcgagactccgtctcaaaaaaaaaaaaaaaagtcttcttgaaattttttttttctttttgagacagagtctcactcttttgccaggctggagtgcaatggcgcgatctcagctcactacaacctccacctcccaggttcaagcgattctcctgcctcagcctcccgagtagctgggactacaggtacaccaccaccacatccagctaatttttgtacttttagtagagatggggtttcaccatgttggccaggatggtcgcaatctcttgacctcgtgaaccacctgcctcagcctctcaaagtgctgggattaggggcatgagccacccagcctggcaGTCTTCTGGAATCTGCTAGTAAAATTGATGACCCAGGAAAAAGCCCTGGGTTTGTCTGTGGCTTTATATATCCCCTTGTGTGTTACCACAAATCTCAGGAGTATATACACAATGgtctgaaaaacagaaatctaaaataacagaaatgtgaaTCTGAAAGAACCGTGGAAGCTATATTACCCAATCTCCCTTTCACATCATTAAACAGGCTGTCTTTCCACTTTGTTTATACCCATCTAATGATGAGCTCTCCATTTTGAGTCAGCTTATTCTATTGTCGAACATTTTCACTCATTAAAAAGTTTtgccagctgggcgtggtggctcatgcctgtaatcccagtactttgggaggccaaggcaggtggatcacctgaggtcaggagtttgagaccagcctgaccaacatggtgaaaccccatctctactaaaaatacaaaaattagccaggcgtagtggcgtgcaactgtcgtcccagctactcgggaggcagagacaggtgaattgcttgaacccaagagatggaggttgtagtgagctgagatcatgccactgcactccagcctgggcaatagagtgagactccgtttcaaaaaaaagaaagaaaaagttttgccttagATGCTTCAAAATCTGTTCCTAGTTTTGCCCATAATAGCAcctacaatatttatttatttatttagaaatggagtcttgctctgtcgcccaggatagagtgcagtggcatgatctcagctcactgcaacctctgcctcccaggttcaagtgattctcctacctcagcctctcaagt
The window above is part of the Macaca fascicularis isolate 582-1 chromosome 7, T2T-MFA8v1.1 genome. Proteins encoded here:
- the LOC102137536 gene encoding small ribosomal subunit protein eS1-like; the encoded protein is MFTPFGSLTMAVGKNKRLTKGGKTGAKKKVVDPFSKKDWYDVKAPAMFNIRNTGKTLVTRTQGTKIASDGLKGRVFEVSLADLQNDEVAFRKFKLMAGRSGSSL